In the Phaseolus vulgaris cultivar G19833 chromosome 7, P. vulgaris v2.0, whole genome shotgun sequence genome, one interval contains:
- the LOC137830005 gene encoding uncharacterized protein, with protein sequence MAFASFLGRVLFASVFILSAYQEFNEFGADGGPAAKALRPKFDAFTHRVHSQVGFQLPQIDTKLLIAGAIALKGLGGVIFIFGSSFGALLLLLHQLIATPIHYDFYNYESEDKEFTQLFIKFTQNMALFGALLFFIGMKNSIPKRQHKKTPKTKTY encoded by the exons ATGGCTTTCGCTTCTTTCCTTGGCAGAGTCCTCTTCGCTTCCGTCTTTATACTCTCTGCTTATCAAGA ATTTAATGAATTTGGAGCTGATGGTGGGCCTGCAGCGAAAGCACTCAGACCAAAGTTTGATGCATTTACACATCGCGTGCATTCTCAAGTTGGCTTTCAACTTCCACAGATTGAT ACGAAACTTTTAATTGCTGGGGCTATTGCTCTGAAGGGCCTTGGAGGAGTTATTTTCATATTTGGCAGCTCTTTTGGAGCTCTCCTTCTG CTCCTGCATCAGCTTATTGCGACTCCTATTCACTATGATTTCTACAATTATGAGAGTGAGGACAAAGAATTTACTCAACTTTTCATCAAATTTACACAG AATATGGCTCTTTTTGGGGCTCTGTTGTTTTTCATTGGCATGAAGAACTCCATCCCTAAAAGGCAACACAAGAAGACCCCAAAAACAAAAACCTATTAG